GCTGGGGCACGTGTTCGGAAACGAATACCCAGGCGCCGGGCACTTCACCGCCGATGGCCGCGCCCTGGATCACCCGCATCAACAGCAACAGGATCGGCGCCCACAGGCCGATCTGCGCGTAGGTCGGCAGCAGGCCCATGATCAGAGTCGGCACCGCCATCATGAAGATGCTCAGGGTGAACATCTTCTTGCGCCCCAGCAGGTCGCCGAAGTGGGCCATGACAATCCCGCCCAGGGGCCGCGCCAGGTAACCGGCGGCGAAGATGCCAAAAGTCTGCATCAGGCGCAGCCACTCAGGCATGTCCGCCGGGAAGAACAGCTTGCCGACCACGGTGGCGAAGAACACGAAGATGATGAAGTCGTAGAACTCCAGCGCACCGCCCAAGGCAGACAGCGACAGGGTCTTGTAGTCACTTCGGGTCAAGGGACGGGCGGGCTGCGCTGGCTGCGCGGCGCTCGAGGGCACAGTGGTCATGGCAAGGGCTTCTCTTATTAGTCGGTTCTGGAAGCCGCAACAGCGCTGGTTGGGGCCTGGCAGGTTCGGCACGATAGCAAATTGTTCGAATGCGTACACAGCGGCGCACAAATGACTCACAAATTTGCGAACTGGACGGGTCGTCGCGGAGTCTATCGACCGATATACTCGCAGACCTCGAAGCGCAAAGCCGCTTCTGGCAAGGGTTGCTGTGCGAAAACGCTGCTGCGCGCCCCTGGCCCTGGCCAGCGCCAGTCGATTTCGCAGAGTTTCCCTTTAGCACGCCTTAGAAAGAACGTGACGAACGTAGTATGTTCGGGCTGAATCGTTTTTCCTGAAGACGGCTATTCACCTGAAGTACCCATGAAGCGTCACGGGTCAGAGGCCCCCCGGCATGATAGAACTCGAACAAGAAGATCCAATCCCGCAAGGCGACCTGGCCTTGCAAATCACCGCACTGCCCCGTGAAACCAACGGCTTTGGCGATATTTTCGGCGGCTGGCTGGTCGCGCAGATGGACCTGGCGGGCACCGCCATGGCCAGCCGCGTGGCCGGTGGCCGGGTGGCCACGGTGGCCATCGACCGCATGGCGTTCCTGGTGCCGGTGGCGGTGGGCGCGCAGCTGTCCTTCTATACCCAGACCCTGGAGATCGGCCGCAGCTCGATCCAGATGATGGTGGAAGTGTGGAGCGACGATCCCCTGTCCAGCGAATGGCGCAAGGTCACCGAGGCGGTGTTCGTATTCGTCGCCATCGATGGCAGTGGCCGCACCCGCTCGGTTCCGCCGCGCGCGCGCTAAACCTGA
The DNA window shown above is from Pseudomonas protegens CHA0 and carries:
- a CDS encoding acyl-CoA thioesterase, with the protein product MIELEQEDPIPQGDLALQITALPRETNGFGDIFGGWLVAQMDLAGTAMASRVAGGRVATVAIDRMAFLVPVAVGAQLSFYTQTLEIGRSSIQMMVEVWSDDPLSSEWRKVTEAVFVFVAIDGSGRTRSVPPRAR